A genome region from Fibrobacterota bacterium includes the following:
- a CDS encoding endo-1,4-beta-xylanase — protein sequence MNRHLPSALLALPLFISCPWAQTATTLRDAADAIGLNFGLATNSYQVSSSTSAYAVAAAAQFNLAVCENEMKFESTEKPIGTFNYSGGDAVYKFVSANKMKMRGHNFVWGGQSSSAQAAVHDRASGLSILKTHIDSVGGHFKTKILEWDVLNEITNDGGSGGLKGIFWKTNIGDDYADSALVFSRRAIGTNGYLYSNDYSADGVNAKSTSILNMAKTWIQKGVPIDGIGFQCHLSTGINKADISANIKRFGDLGLRVSLTEIDIKQAKTADWTALMGACLENYNCVSFVTWGLTDASSWIGSSCGCLLYNGSTPAPKTDFINALLDAMAHEDPAIAAKRKEFIQRTPGTTALYARSAAFRTPSSRWLGAAPVPLFSNGAKGPVDILGRSQPVAPRSPWAAGLGILPQ from the coding sequence ATGAACCGCCATCTGCCTTCGGCCCTTCTCGCCCTCCCGCTTTTCATCTCGTGCCCGTGGGCGCAAACCGCGACGACCTTGCGCGACGCGGCCGATGCCATCGGCCTCAACTTCGGCCTGGCCACCAACAGCTACCAGGTCAGTAGTTCCACTTCCGCCTATGCGGTGGCCGCCGCGGCCCAATTCAACTTGGCGGTGTGCGAGAACGAGATGAAGTTCGAGAGCACCGAGAAACCCATCGGCACGTTCAATTACAGCGGCGGCGACGCCGTCTACAAATTCGTCAGCGCGAACAAGATGAAGATGCGCGGCCATAACTTCGTATGGGGCGGCCAATCCAGTTCGGCCCAGGCGGCCGTGCACGACCGCGCTTCAGGGCTCAGCATCCTCAAAACCCACATCGACTCGGTGGGCGGCCATTTCAAGACCAAGATCCTGGAATGGGACGTGCTGAACGAGATCACCAACGATGGCGGCTCGGGCGGCCTCAAGGGCATTTTCTGGAAAACCAACATCGGGGACGATTACGCGGATTCGGCGTTGGTCTTTTCCCGCCGCGCGATCGGGACCAACGGGTATTTGTATTCCAACGATTACAGCGCCGACGGCGTCAACGCGAAGTCGACCTCTATCCTCAACATGGCCAAGACGTGGATACAGAAAGGCGTGCCCATCGACGGCATCGGGTTCCAATGCCATTTGAGCACGGGCATCAACAAGGCCGACATCTCGGCGAACATCAAACGCTTCGGCGACCTGGGATTGCGCGTATCCCTGACCGAGATCGACATCAAGCAGGCGAAAACGGCGGATTGGACCGCCCTCATGGGCGCGTGCCTGGAGAACTACAATTGCGTGTCCTTCGTGACCTGGGGCCTCACCGACGCCTCCTCCTGGATCGGCAGCAGTTGCGGATGCCTCTTGTATAACGGCAGCACGCCCGCCCCCAAGACCGATTTCATCAACGCCCTCCTGGACGCCATGGCCCACGAGGACCCGGCCATCGCCGCCAAGCGGAAGGAGTTCATCCAAAGGACCCCGGGAACGACGGCCTTATACGCCCGCAGCGCCGCCTTCCGGACCCCGTCCAGCCGCTGGCTGGGAGCCGCCCCGGTACCGCTCTTCTCCAATGGCGCGAAGGGGCCCGTGGACATCCTCGGCCGTAGCCAACCGGTCGCTCCGCGCTCGCCGTGGGCGGCCGGACTCGGCATCTTGCCCCAATAG
- the rpe gene encoding ribulose-phosphate 3-epimerase, producing the protein MARTGILAPSILNADLSDMRGQCAAVAQGGADWLHLDVMDGHFVPNLTFGPVLVEAFRKCSQLPLDCHLMIAHPERFVTDFAKAGADSITIHVEATHHLDSLVRLVKAQKSRAGIPLRVGASLNPATPIGALEQVLPLLDLVLLMSVNPGFGGQKFIPYVLDKARALRAQADARGLELDIQMDGGIGPQNIREVRAAGVNVAVVGTAIFGSGDVAGTCRSLKALLGP; encoded by the coding sequence ATGGCTCGAACCGGAATCCTGGCCCCCAGCATTTTAAATGCCGATTTGTCCGACATGCGGGGGCAATGCGCGGCGGTGGCGCAGGGCGGGGCCGATTGGCTGCATTTGGACGTCATGGACGGGCATTTCGTTCCCAATCTCACCTTCGGGCCGGTCCTGGTGGAAGCCTTCCGGAAATGTTCGCAACTGCCCCTCGACTGCCACCTTATGATCGCCCATCCGGAGCGATTCGTGACGGATTTCGCAAAGGCGGGCGCCGACTCCATTACCATACATGTGGAAGCGACCCATCATTTGGATTCCCTGGTGCGGCTGGTGAAGGCCCAAAAGAGCAGGGCCGGCATCCCCTTGCGCGTGGGGGCGAGCCTGAACCCGGCCACCCCCATCGGGGCCTTGGAACAGGTGCTTCCGCTTTTGGATCTGGTCCTGCTGATGTCCGTGAACCCCGGTTTCGGCGGCCAGAAATTCATCCCTTACGTCTTGGATAAGGCGCGCGCGCTACGGGCGCAGGCGGATGCCCGCGGGCTGGAACTGGACATCCAGATGGACGGGGGAATCGGGCCCCAGAACATCCGCGAAGTGAGGGCGGCGGGGGTGAACGTGGCCGTGGTGGGCACGGCCATTTTCGGTTCGGGCGATGTGGCCGGCACCTGCCGGTCCCTCAAAGCCCTGCTGGGTCCTTAA
- a CDS encoding arylamine N-acetyltransferase: MPPEPVPFPAPVLTALRELSILPYENLSKIAAHAAGGNMEATLGLAEGWLERNRETGAGGTCFSLTWWLAGRLREAGIGYALLMGDKGRSQNIHCALRMDWEGRAYLLDPGYLIFEPLPLPGAGLSLEAWIPPNAVRLEDKAEAGAWRLWSGPRDTGRPEGGGLKYRFDFRKRAVGEEEFFAHWEASYRLPMMRYPVLNRVRDGAQYYLQKRSLLVRTAEASVMRKLGREELFQALGTTFGIPESLAREAMDVVLAADPEFFRK; encoded by the coding sequence ATGCCCCCCGAACCCGTCCCCTTCCCCGCCCCCGTGCTGACGGCCCTGCGCGAGCTTTCGATCCTGCCTTACGAGAACCTGAGCAAGATCGCCGCCCATGCGGCCGGGGGTAACATGGAAGCTACCTTGGGCCTGGCGGAGGGCTGGCTCGAACGCAATCGGGAGACCGGCGCGGGCGGCACTTGCTTTTCCCTCACGTGGTGGCTGGCGGGCCGGCTCCGGGAGGCGGGCATCGGTTACGCCTTGCTGATGGGCGACAAGGGCCGATCGCAAAACATCCACTGCGCCTTGCGCATGGATTGGGAGGGCCGCGCCTACCTGCTCGATCCCGGCTATCTCATCTTCGAGCCCCTTCCCCTGCCGGGAGCCGGATTGTCGCTGGAAGCGTGGATCCCGCCCAATGCCGTGCGCTTGGAGGATAAGGCGGAAGCCGGCGCCTGGCGGCTATGGAGCGGCCCCCGGGATACCGGCCGCCCCGAAGGGGGCGGCTTGAAGTACCGCTTCGATTTCCGGAAGCGGGCGGTGGGGGAGGAGGAGTTCTTCGCCCATTGGGAAGCGAGCTATCGCCTGCCCATGATGCGCTACCCCGTACTCAACCGCGTGCGGGACGGTGCGCAGTACTACCTGCAAAAACGCAGCCTGCTGGTGCGGACCGCCGAGGCAAGCGTGATGCGCAAACTGGGCCGCGAAGAACTGTTCCAGGCGTTGGGAACGACCTTCGGGATCCCGGAAAGCCTGGCGCGCGAAGCCATGGACGTGGTGCTGGCTGCCGATCCGGAATTCTTCCGGAAGTGA